In a genomic window of Desulfovibrio inopinatus DSM 10711:
- the rplL gene encoding 50S ribosomal protein L7/L12 gives MADVTKEQVVDFIANMTVLELSEFIKELEEKFGVSAAAPVAAVAAAPAAGGEAAAAEEEKTEFDVVLKSAGGNKIAVIKVVRALTGLGLKEAKAKVDELPSTIKEGISKGEAEEAKKQLDEAGAESEIK, from the coding sequence ATGGCCGATGTTACCAAAGAACAAGTTGTTGATTTTATTGCGAACATGACCGTTCTCGAACTCTCTGAATTCATCAAAGAACTCGAAGAGAAGTTCGGTGTTTCTGCAGCCGCTCCTGTTGCTGCTGTTGCTGCTGCTCCTGCTGCTGGGGGCGAAGCTGCTGCTGCTGAAGAAGAAAAGACTGAATTCGACGTCGTCCTGAAGAGCGCTGGCGGTAACAAAATCGCTGTTATTAAGGTTGTTCGCGCTTTGACCGGTCTGGGCCTCAAAGAAGCCAAGGCCAAGGTTGACGAGCTGCCCTCCACCATCAAGGAAGGCATTTCCAAGGGTGAAGCTGAGGAAGCCAAGAAGCAGCTGGATGAAGCCGGAGCTGAAAGCGAAATCAAGTAA
- the rplK gene encoding 50S ribosomal protein L11 — protein MAKKEMAKIKLQIPAGAANPSPPVGPALGQHGVNIMEFCKAFNARTMEQKGMIIPVIITVFQDRSFTFITKTPPAPVLLLKAAKIDKGSGEPNKNKVGKVTMAQVEEIAKLKMPDMTAKDLEAACNTIAGTARSMGIDVVG, from the coding sequence ATGGCCAAAAAAGAAATGGCGAAAATCAAGTTGCAGATTCCGGCGGGCGCTGCCAACCCTTCGCCCCCGGTGGGTCCCGCGCTCGGTCAGCACGGCGTAAATATCATGGAATTCTGCAAGGCGTTCAATGCCCGTACGATGGAGCAGAAAGGCATGATTATTCCCGTGATAATCACCGTCTTTCAGGATCGTTCCTTTACATTTATTACAAAGACGCCGCCCGCGCCTGTCCTTTTATTGAAAGCGGCCAAGATTGACAAGGGTTCTGGTGAACCCAACAAGAACAAGGTCGGGAAAGTGACCATGGCTCAGGTTGAGGAAATCGCCAAGCTCAAAATGCCCGACATGACCGCGAAAGACTTGGAAGCCGCTTGCAATACCATCGCCGGAACAGCCCGGAGCATGGGCATCGACGTAGTCGGTTAG
- the rplA gene encoding 50S ribosomal protein L1 encodes MPKHGKLYRNAVKDIDLSQKFDVSEAMKLVLQSAFAKFDETVDVAMCLGVDPKHSDQMVRGAVTLPHGLGKQVRIAAFCKGDKEAEAREAGADFVGADELIEKIQGGWLDFDKAVATPDMMAQVGKIGRLLGPRGLMPNAKTGTVTFDIANAIQELKAGRVEFKVDKAGVLHAPLGKKSFGADKLLDNFKTLIETVMRMKPSAAKGTYLKSLAMASTMGPGIQIDPLSVRRFLEG; translated from the coding sequence ATGCCCAAACATGGTAAACTGTACCGCAATGCGGTTAAAGATATTGATCTGAGCCAGAAATTCGATGTAAGCGAAGCAATGAAGCTCGTTTTGCAGTCGGCTTTCGCCAAGTTTGATGAGACAGTCGACGTGGCCATGTGCCTCGGTGTCGATCCCAAACATTCGGATCAAATGGTTCGTGGAGCAGTCACGCTTCCTCACGGTCTTGGCAAGCAAGTGCGCATCGCCGCCTTCTGCAAAGGCGACAAGGAAGCTGAAGCTCGGGAAGCCGGCGCAGATTTCGTCGGTGCCGATGAACTGATCGAAAAAATTCAAGGTGGCTGGCTTGACTTTGACAAGGCAGTTGCAACGCCTGACATGATGGCTCAAGTCGGGAAAATTGGTCGTTTGCTTGGTCCTCGTGGCCTCATGCCGAACGCCAAAACCGGCACGGTCACGTTTGACATTGCCAACGCCATCCAAGAGCTCAAAGCCGGTCGTGTCGAATTCAAAGTTGACAAAGCCGGTGTCTTGCATGCGCCCCTTGGAAAGAAATCGTTCGGTGCAGATAAACTGCTCGACAATTTTAAAACCCTTATTGAGACCGTGATGCGTATGAAGCCGTCGGCCGCTAAGGGTACGTACCTCAAGTCCCTGGCCATGGCCTCCACCATGGGTCCGGGTATCCAGATTGATCCGCTTTCTGTCCGCCGCTTTCTGGAGGGCTAA
- the secE gene encoding preprotein translocase subunit SecE, with product MAKKKANKSSKQTATEGVKAQTNKPVQAQASSESAGGISGKIAQAKQFFEESKVELKKVTWPTRKETTTTGTAVFVLVVVFSLFLGVTDLSLSKLIELILS from the coding sequence ATGGCCAAAAAAAAGGCAAACAAAAGCTCCAAGCAGACCGCGACAGAGGGCGTGAAGGCACAGACGAACAAGCCGGTACAAGCCCAGGCGTCGTCTGAAAGCGCTGGCGGCATCTCGGGCAAAATCGCCCAAGCCAAGCAATTTTTCGAAGAGTCCAAGGTCGAACTCAAAAAAGTAACGTGGCCGACTCGTAAGGAGACGACTACCACCGGCACTGCCGTATTTGTTCTCGTCGTCGTGTTCTCTCTGTTTTTGGGTGTTACTGACCTGAGTCTGTCTAAGCTGATCGAGTTGATATTGTCATGA
- the nusG gene encoding transcription termination/antitermination protein NusG, giving the protein MISDLDIPDLQGESTPKARWYIVHAFSGFEHRVEQTIREMIRTGQAEGLIEEVVVPTEKVIELVKGEKRTSTRKFYPGYVMVKMVMNDASWHLVQDIPRVTGFVGGKNRPTPMRDSEAVRILSMMEKRQEQPRPKFHFERGDDVRVIDGPFGGFNGVVEDVNYDKGKLRVSVSIFGRQTPVELDFVQVSKN; this is encoded by the coding sequence ATGATTTCTGATCTCGACATCCCTGATCTGCAAGGCGAATCGACACCCAAGGCGCGGTGGTACATCGTTCACGCATTTTCTGGTTTCGAACATCGTGTCGAACAGACTATTCGTGAAATGATCCGTACGGGGCAGGCTGAAGGCCTCATCGAAGAAGTGGTGGTTCCCACCGAAAAAGTCATTGAGCTGGTGAAGGGGGAAAAGCGAACTTCCACCCGGAAATTCTATCCCGGCTACGTCATGGTCAAAATGGTCATGAATGATGCTTCCTGGCATTTAGTACAGGATATTCCTCGTGTGACGGGATTTGTGGGTGGAAAAAACAGGCCGACCCCCATGCGCGACAGCGAGGCCGTAAGAATTTTGAGTATGATGGAAAAACGGCAGGAGCAACCTCGGCCCAAATTCCATTTCGAACGCGGCGACGACGTTCGCGTTATCGACGGTCCGTTCGGCGGCTTTAATGGTGTAGTCGAAGACGTCAACTATGACAAGGGCAAGCTTCGCGTGTCCGTTTCCATTTTCGGACGTCAGACTCCCGTTGAGCTTGATTTCGTGCAAGTGAGCAAAAATTAG
- the rplJ gene encoding 50S ribosomal protein L10: MQRAQKAEIIEALKEKADRASIAVVTDFKGLKVEELTILRSKLRESGVDYQVVKNTLARIAVTDGQHEVLKDSFKENCAVAFGYDDPVSCAKVLVEYAKGNKKFVLKTASLQGQLIDTDGLKNLSKLPSREELLAKTLGTMNAVPTNFVSLMANVIRGMLNVLNGVKDQKEAA; the protein is encoded by the coding sequence GTGCAACGCGCTCAAAAAGCCGAAATCATTGAGGCGCTCAAAGAAAAGGCTGATCGCGCGAGCATTGCCGTCGTCACCGATTTCAAGGGCCTGAAGGTGGAGGAATTGACTATCCTGCGCAGCAAACTTCGTGAGAGCGGAGTAGACTACCAGGTTGTCAAAAACACCTTGGCCCGAATCGCAGTGACCGACGGACAGCATGAGGTGCTCAAGGATTCCTTCAAGGAAAACTGCGCTGTCGCTTTTGGATACGACGATCCTGTATCGTGCGCAAAGGTGTTGGTGGAATACGCTAAGGGAAATAAGAAGTTTGTTCTCAAAACGGCCAGCTTGCAGGGTCAGCTCATTGATACTGACGGTCTCAAGAACCTGTCCAAGCTGCCGAGCAGAGAAGAATTACTTGCCAAGACCCTCGGCACCATGAACGCCGTTCCGACCAACTTCGTCAGCTTGATGGCGAACGTTATTCGCGGAATGTTGAATGTCTTAAACGGCGTCAAGGATCAAAAAGAAGCCGCCTAA